In Cucurbita pepo subsp. pepo cultivar mu-cu-16 chromosome LG04, ASM280686v2, whole genome shotgun sequence, the following are encoded in one genomic region:
- the LOC111794040 gene encoding protein NUCLEAR FUSION DEFECTIVE 4-like: MEVIGFMTNKWVATAIGIWIQCICGASYTFSIYSSALKSTQGYDQSTLDTVSVFKDIGANAGVISGFLYSAVTPAARRRSSLGPWVVHAAGAIQCFLGYIFIWAAVSGLIDRPPVPAMCFFMFLAAHAQTFFNTANVVTGVHNFAHHSGTIVGIMKGYLGLSGALLIQVYNTACNGEPSNFLLMLAVFPTLLSIMFMWFVRIDRTESRNEMKHLNSLSALAVIVAFYVMVVIIFNNTFSLSSWTRFVTFSILLVLLVAPLGIAINAQREDLRMSSPSFFTEENPVLNKPKSANAEDSVEYHELPSDELQTMAAANSRAPRAMNVLEALRTLNFWLLFVAMVCGMGSGLATINNMSQLGQSLGYTATETKTFVSLWSIWNFLGRFGAGYTSDFLLHSYGWARPLLMAITLLIMSGGHIVIASGFSGNLYVGSILVGICYGSQWSLMPTITSEIFGLEHMGTIFNTIAIASPLGSYIFSVRVIGYIYDREAAEKHGSCSGTHCFVVSFLVMAIVAFLGSLVAAALFFRTRRFYRLALQRRVERLS; this comes from the exons ATGGAAGTTATAGGGTTTATGACCAACAAATGGGTTGCAACGGCCATCGGGATTTGGATCCAGTGCATCTGTGGTGCTTCCTACACCTTCAGCATCTATTCTTCGGCTCTCAAATCCACTCAGGGCTATGATCAATCAACCCTCGACACCGTTTCCGTTTTCAAGGACATCGGCGCCAACGCCGGCGTCATTTCTGGTTTTCTTTACTCCGCCGTTACTCCTGCCGCCCGTCGACGTAGCTCCCTTGGCCCATGGGTGGTTCACGCGGCGGGAGCGATTCAATGCTTCCTCGGTTATATTTTCATCTGGGCGGCGGTCTCTGGATTGATCGATCGGCCACCGGTGCCTGCGATGTGCTTCTTCATGTTCCTGGCTGCTCATGCGCAAACGTTTTTCAATACGGCGAACGTTGTGACTGGCGTTCACAATTTTGCGCACCATAGCGGGACTATTGTGGGCATCATGAAG GGATATCTTGGTCTTAGTGGAGCACTGCTAATCCAAGTTTATAACACGGCGTGCAATGGAGAACCAAGCAATTTTCTCCTCATGTTGGCTGTTTTCCCCACACTTCTATCCATCATGTTCATGTGGTTTGTTAGAATTGATAGAACAGAGTCTAGAAATGAGATGAAGCATTTGAACTCACTGTCTGCACTTGCTGTGATAGTTGCTTTTTACGTAATGGTCGTCATAATTTTCAACAACACTTTCTCCCTTTCATCATGGACACGTTTTGTTACATTCTCCATACTCTTGGTTCTCCTTGTTGCTCCTCTTGGAATCGCCATTAACGCTCAGAGGGAGGACCTTAGAATGTCATCTCCCTCATTTTTCACTGAAGAAAACCCTGTTCTTAACAAGCCCAAGTCAGCGAATGCAGAGGATTCTGTTGAATATCATGAGCTGCCCAGTGATGAGTTGCAGACAATGGCTGCTGCAAACTCCAGAGCTCCTCGAGCCATGAATGTCTTGGAAGCTTTACGCACTTTGAACTTCTGGCTTCTGTTTGTTGCCATGGTGTGTGGAATGGGTTCTGGATTGGCCACCATAAACAACATGAGCCAACTTGGCCAATCTCTTGGCTACACAGCAACAGAGACGAAAACATTTGTGTCCTTGTGGAGTATATGGAACTTTCTTGGACGTTTTGGAGCTGGTTACACCTCTGATTTTCTTCTACATTCATATGGCTGGGCGAGGCCATTGTTAATGGCTATCACTCTTCTGATAATGAGTGGTGGCCACATTGTAATCGCCTCTGGTTTCTCTGGAAATCTGTACGTGGGTTCAATTCTTGTTGGCATATGCTACGGCTCACAGTGGTCGCTGATGCCCACAATCACTTCAGAGATATTTGGTTTAGAGCATATGGGAACTATTTTCAACACCATAGCCATAGCCAGCCCTCTGGGGTCTTACATTTTCTCTGTTCGGGTCATCGGTTACATTTACGACAGAGAAGCTGCCGAAAAACATGGCTCCTGCTCCGGCACACACTGTTTTGTGGTATCTTTTCTGGTCATGGCCATTGTGGCTTTCTTGGGCTCTCTTGTTGCTGCTGCTCTCTTCTTTCGAACTAGGAGATTCTACCGACTGGCTTTGCAAAGAAGAGTGGAACGTCTCAGTTAA
- the LOC111792329 gene encoding uncharacterized protein LOC111792329 translates to MGPKKKIIDPRSKQSPAARGVVVDVPSSANAADQNSIPEKASNHNQSRIEPVLLNGPDGLSYSTVKLECERALTALRRGNHTKALRLMKELSSRNENSVHSALIHRVQGTICVKVASIIDDLNTKQRHLKNAIESARKAVQLSPNSIEFSHFYANLLYEVANDAKEYEEVVQECERALGIENPIDPAKESLQDEKSQKIPTAEARITHVQTELRQLIQKSNIYSISSWMKNLGNGEEKFRLIPIRRVTEDPMEVRLVQARRTNEIKKATKTPEERRKEIEVRVAAARLLQQKCETPQIQNEEGKVDRSLDSSLGSGTRAGERRKHGNLRKQGSSAERRDLVHSFWNSMSIEAKKDLLKIKISNLKAHFSSSKDASANEVISEALSFYDANKTWKFWVCCRCDEKFVDSDSHMHHVVQEHMGNLLPKMQSILPQNVDDEWTKMILNCSWKALDVSAAAKMLTAETKCKDSELVVDIFPQHHSECDNYFKDAWDSSPEKHKYGDSLNECRLSEKITNNGSKTYHENQGSVASYSSSDSFPVSDDLERTKLLEKIHAVFELLIRHKYLAASHLNKVIQFAMDELQGLASGSHLLNQGLDQTPLCICFLGASQLRKILKFLQELSQSCGIGRYSDKTTGQIEDSKSDKQAVEVREKVVLSEDACLLLNECLLSSDITHADVPVAAADHMLAATAKDVTSNGVLSGVDPFLSWIYAGPSSGEQLVSWEKTKEEKIQRRMEIFQMLEKEFYHLQSLCERKCEHLNYEEALQSVEDLCLEEGKKTEALNEFIPKSYESVLRKRREELIEAENGVLFISSRFELDAVTNVLKEAETLNVNQFGYQETFASVSPQLGDLESGEDEERRAKDYLHEVDTCIEVAIQRQKEQLSIEISKIDARIMRNVTGMQQLELKLEPVSAHDYQSILLPLVNSYLRAHLEDLAEKDATKKSDAASEAFLAELALDSKKGIRGGTDNSRHAHEKPKEKKKSKEFRKVKESKVVSGPEQDVHRGQAVDGDPFPVSSDGDAAEVDIAVFENVDALRLQEEELRRKIELEADERKLEETLEYQRRIENEAKQKHLAELQKKSAQTTHSNLAGLVPNVEGADKHFKPSVVDKLAENDLVSDLSRNGPAVRNALSGVSNVGVLENSLPSSDRKKGRKGRRHKVSIKPVDGNQPSPSDKDNVAFDNQLTEQVRYHGNPLQDSVNPLLEDNSTKTSRQHVEDEEERFQADLKKAVRQSLDAFQEQQKLPLIMSSRTPLISHGEVDSNGLPSNERNVENVQAAGMFGTGLKNEVGEYNCFLNVIIQSLWHLRRFREEFLRRSMTEHVHVGDPCVVCALYEIFAALNKASADSRREAVAPTSLRVALSNLCPDSNFFQEGQMNDASEVLAVIFDCLHQSLTASSSVSDTDTVESNCIGSWDCSSDTCLVHSIFGMDIFERMNCYSCGLESRHLKYTSFFHNINASALRTTKVMCSESSFDELLNVVEMNHQLVCDQDVGGCGKLNYIHHFLSAPPHVFTTVLGWQKTCESADDITETLAALSTEIDISVLYRGLDPKNVHNLVSVVCYYGQHYHCFAYSCDKKCWIMYDDRTVKVIGGWADVLTMCEKGHLQPQVLFFEAVN, encoded by the exons ATGGGGCCTAAGAAGAAAATCATTGATCCGCGTTCTAAACAATCTCCTGCTGCTCGTGGAGTTGTTGTCGATGTTCCAAGCTCAGCGAACGCAGCCGACCAGAATTCAATACCTGAAAAGGCTAGTAACCACAACCAAAGTAGGATCGAGCCGGTGCTTCTCAATGGACCGGATGGGTTGTCTTATTCCACAGTTAAACTCGAATGCGAGCGGGCTCTTACCGCGCTTCGGCGCGGGAACCACACTAAGGCACTGAGGCTTATGAAGGAGTTGAGCTCCAGAAATGAGAACTCTGTTCACTCTGCATTGATTCATCGAGTTCAGGGTACTATTTGTGTAAAGGTAGCGTCGATTATTGATGACCTGAATACAAAGCAGCGGCATTTGAAGAATGCGATTGAGTCTGCTCGTAAAGCAGTCCAGCTCTCACCTAACTCTATCGAGTTTTCCCATTTCTATGCAAATTTGCTGTACGAGGTTGCAAACGATGCGAAGGAGTATGAGGAGGTGGTGCAGGAGTGTGAGCGGGCCCTTGGCATTGAAAATCCAATCGATCCCGCCAAGGAGAGCTTGCAGGATGAAAAGAGTCAGAAGATACCTACTGCAGAAGCGCGGATTACACATGTTCAAACTGAATTGAGGCAGTTAattcaaaagtcaaatatATATTCGATATCATCTTGGATGAAGAACTTGGGTAACGGGGAGGAGAAGTTTAGGTTGATTCCGATAAGAAGAGTGACAGAGGACCCAATGGAGGTGAGGTTGGTTCAGGCTAGAAGGacaaatgaaattaagaagGCAACCAAAACACCTgaggagagaagaaaggagaTTGAAGTCCGTGTTGCTGCTGCAAGGCTTTTGCAACAGAAGTGTGAGACACCTCAAATTCAAAACGAAGAAGGTAAAGTTGATCGGTCCCTAGATTCATCTTTAGGATCTGGTACAAGAGCTGGCGAGCGACGGAAACATGGCAATTTACGGAAACAGGGATCTTCAGCTGAAAGGAGGGATTTGGTTCATTCTTTTTGGAATTCCATGAGTATAGAAGCAAAGAAAGATTTGCTTAAGATCAAGATAAGTAATCTTAAGGCGCATTTTAGTTCTTCAAAGGATGCTTCGGCGAATGAAGTTATTTCAGAAGCTTTGTCCTTTTATGATGCCAATAAAACATGGAAATTTTGGGTTTGCTGCAGATGTGATGAGAAATTTGTGGATTCGGATTCCCATATGCACCATGTGGTTCAAGAGCACATGGGTAACCTTTTACCAAAAATGCAATCAATTTTGCCCCAGAATGTTGATGATGAATGGACCAAAATGATTCTTAATTGCTCCTGGAAAGCATTGGATGTATCAGCTGCAGCTAAAATGCTCACCGCTGAAACAAAATGCAAAGATTCTGAGTTGGTTGTAGATATCTTCCCACAGCATCATTCAGAATGTGATAACTATTTCAAAGATGCATGGGATTCTTCTCCAGAGAAGCATAAATATGGGGATAGTTTAAATGAATGCCGGCTTTCTGAAAAAATTACCAACAACGGATCTAAGACCTATCATGAAAACCAGGGTTCTGTGGCATCATATTCCTCATCTGACAGCTTTCCTGTATCTGATGATCTTGAGCGTACAAAGCTTCTTGAGAAAATTCATGCAGTATTTGAGTTGCTTATAAGACATAAATATCTTGCTGCTAGCCATTTAAACAAGGTTATACAATTTGCAATGGATGAGCTACAGGGTCTTGCTTCTGGATCTCATCTTCTAAACCAGGGTCTGGACCAAACACCACTATGTATTTGCTTTCTAGGTGCTTCTCAGCTTAGGAAAATCCTCAAGTTTTTGCAAGAATTATCTCAGTCTTGTGGTATTGGTAGATACTCTGATAAAACTACTGGTCAAATTGAAGATTCAAAGAGTGATAAACAAGCGGTTGAAGTCAGAGAGAAAGTTGTTCTCAGTGAAGATGCGTGTTTGCTCCTGAATGAGTGTTTGCTGTCATCTGATATCACTCATGCTGATGTTCCGGTTGCAGCTGCAGATCATATGCTTGCTGCAACTGCCAAGGATGTTACTTCAAATGGGGTTCTTTCTGGTGTTGACCCCTTTCTTTCCTGGATATATGCAGGTCCCTCTAGTGGGGAACAGTTGGTCTCATgggaaaaaacaaaggaagaaaagataCAGCGACGAATGGAAATTTTTCAAATGCTTGAGAAGGAATTTTACCATCTGCAGAGTCTTTGTGAGAGAAAATGTGAGCATTTGAACTACGAGGAAGCGTTGCAGTCAGTGGAGGATCTCTGCCTTGAAGAGGGCAAGAAGACGGAAGCTTTGAATGAATTTATCCCCAAGAGTTATGAGTCAGTCCTGAGGAAGCGAAGGGAGGAGCTTATTGAGGCTGAAAATGGTGTGCTGTTTATCAGCAGTAGGTTTGAGTTAGATGCTGTAACTAATGTTCTGAAAGAAGCAGAAACTCTGAATGTTAATCAATTTGGATACCAGGAAACTTTTGCCAGCGTGTCTCCACAGTTAGGAGATCTGGAATCTGGTGAAGATGAAGAACGGAGAGCTAAGGATTATTTGCATGAAGTTGATACTTGTATAGAAGTTGCAATACAGAGACAGAAGGAACAGTTATCTATTGAG ATTAGCAAAATTGATGCCCGCATCATGCGAAATGTTACTGGAATGCAACAGTTGGAACTTAAGCTCGAACCTGTTTCTGCACATGATTATCAATCGATATTGTTGCCTCTTGTAAACTCATACTTGAGG GCACATTTAGAAGATTTGGCTGAAAAAGATGCCACAAAGAAGTCTGATGCTGCAAGCGAAGCATTTTTAGCTGAATTGGCACTGGATTCGAAGAAGGGTATCAGAGGAGGAACTGATAATTCAAGACATGCACATGAAAAaccaaaggaaaagaaaaagagcaaGGAGTTTAGGAAAGTCAAGGAGTCTAAG GTGGTCAGTGGTCCTGAGCAGGATGTGCATCGTGGTCAGGCTGTCGATGGAGA TCCCTTTCCAGTTTCATCTGATGGTGATGCTGCAGAGGTGGATATTGCTGTTTTTGAGAATGTTGATGCTTTAAGACTACAGGAGGAAGAGCTCAGACGCAAAATTGAGCTGGAAGCTGATGAAAGAAAGCTAGAAGAGACTTTGGAGTATCAAAGACGAATTGAGAATGAGGCTAAACAAAAGCATTTGGCTGAACTGCAAAAGAAATCTGCCCAGACAACGCATAGTAATCTCGCTGGACTTGTCCCCAATGTTGAAGGTGCTGATAAACATTTCAAGCCTTCTGTGGTG GATAAATTGGCAGAAAATGATTTGGTTTCCGACTTGTCTAGGAATGGTCCTGCCGTGCGAAATGCTTTGTCAG GTGTCTCCAATGTAGGAGTTCTAGAGAATAGTCTGCCGTCATCTGATAGGAAGAAGGGGAGGAAAGGTAGACGACACAAGGTTTCAATCAAACCAGTAGATGGAAATCAGCCTTCACCATCTGATAAGGATAACGTAGCCTTTGACAACCAATTGACTGAACAAGTTAGATATCATGGCAATCCTCTGCAAGATAGTG TTAATCCACTTCTTGAAGATAATAGTACAAAGACTTCGAGACAACATGTGGAGGATGAAGAGGAAAGATTTCAAGCTGATCTTAAGAAGGCTGTACGCCAGAGCCTTG ATGCATTTCAAGAACAGCAGAAATTACCCTTGATTATGAGTTCCAGGACACCATTGATCAGTCATGGTGAAGTAGATAGTAATGGTCTTCCATCAAATGAACGCAATGTAGAAAATGTGCAGGCAGCTGGTATGTTTGGTACAGGACTTAAGAATGAAGTTGGTGAATATAATTGCTTTTTGAATGTGATTATTCAG TCATTATGGCATTTAAGACGGTTTCGAGAAGAGTTCCTGAGAAGATCTATGACTGAGCATGTTCATGTTGGGGATCCCTGTGTTGTTTGTgcattatatgaaatttttgcTGCCTTGAACAAGGCATCTGCAGATTCTAGAAGAGAAGCAGTCGCCCCCACTTCTTTGAGAGTAGCTCTGAGCAATCTTTGTCCTGATAGTAATTTCTTCCAAGAG GGTCAGATGAATGATGCCTCTGAAGTTTTGGCAGTCATATTTGATTGCCTACACCAGTCATTGACTGCTAGTTCGAGTGTTTCTGATACAGACACAGTAGAAAGCAATTGCATAGGGTCTTGGGACTGTTCAAGTGACACTTGTTTGGTACATTCCATCTTTGGAATGGACATTTTTGAACGAATGAATTGCTACAGTTGTGGCCTGGAATCTAGACATCTGAAGTACACTTCCTTCTTTCACAATATAAATGCTAGTGCTCTTCGGACAACGAAG GTTATGTGTTCAGAAAGCTCCTTCGATGAACTTCTGAATGTTGTTGAAATGAATCATCAGCTAGTATGTGATCAGGATGTTGGTGGATGTGGAAAACTCAATTACATTCATCACTTCCTCTCCGCACCACCACATGTATTCACAACAG TCTTGGGCTGGCAGAAAACTTGTGAGAGTGCTGATGACATCACAGAGACATTAGCTGCTCTAAGTACTGAGATAGATATCAGTGTTCTTTATCGGGGTCTAGATCCAAAGAATGTCCATAATTTGGTATCAGTG GTTTGCTATTATGGTCAACACTATCATTGTTTTGCGTACAGTTGTGACAAGAAATGCTGGATAATGTATGATGATAGAACCGTTAAG GTAATTGGTGGCTGGGCTGATGTTCTTACCATGTGTGAAAAAGGACACTTACAACCTCAGGTTCTTTTCTTTGAAGCTGTAAATTAG
- the LOC111793373 gene encoding uncharacterized protein LOC111793373 — protein MEAPPSNRWIATVASIWIQCICGPSYTFGIYSSALKSSQNYDQSTLDTVSVFKDIGASAGVLAGLLYSAVVSTDRPRRPWIVLSVGAIQCFLGYIFIWAAVSGLIPRPPVSAMCLFMFLAVHAQVFFNTANVVTGVHNFQLYGGTIIGILKGFLGLSGAVLIQFSNTFYNGDPINYLLMLAILPALTTVLLMRFVVIQKTEIGNESTHLNSLSKIALIISCYLTILIILDNVLILPTWVRLFTFVILLILLASPLGIANRAQTEDSASKTKLQSTDNSVEYHQIPGEEQRNDQLMMVTNGEMNVIEAIGTVNFWLLFSAMMCGMGSGLATINNMNQLGQSLGYKTVEIHTFVSLWSIWNFLGRLGSGYASDLLLRELGWARPLLMAVALLTMSVGHIIIASGSSWNLYLGSVIVGICYGSQWSLMPAITAEIFGIRHMGTIYNTITVASPIGSYVLSVRVIGYIYDREASAGDNSCSGKHCFMTSFLIMAAVAFLGFVVAFALFLRTRRFYQLLVQRQLKD, from the exons ATGGAAGCTCCTCCGAGCAACAGATGGATTGCTACAGTTGCCAGCATTTGGATTCAATGCATTTGCGGTCCTTCCTACACCTTCGGCATTTACTCCTCCGCCCTCAAATCATCTCAAAACTACGATCAATCCACTCTCGACACTGTCTCCGTCTTCAAGGACATCGGCGCCTCCGCCGGAGTTCTTGCCGGCTTACTCTACTCCGCTGTCGTCTCCACGGATCGCCCCCGTCGCCCATGGATCGTCCTCTCCGTCGGAGCAATTCAATGCTTCCTTGGCTATATTTTCATTTGGGCTGCCGTCTCTGGTTTAATCCCTCGGCCGCCGGTGTCCGCGATGTGTTTGTTCATGTTCTTAGCAGTCCATGCCCAAGTCTTCTTCAACACGGCAAATGTCGTCACTGGCGTTCATAACTTCCAGCTCTACGGCGGCACCATCATCGGGATTCTAAAG GGATTTCTGGGTCTAAGTGGAGCAGTTCTGATCCAATTCTCTAACACATTCTACAACGGAGACCCAATAAATTATCTTCTGATGCTGGCGATTTTACCGGCGCTCACGACTGTTCTGCTCATGAGATTCGTCGTAATCCAAAAAACAGAGATCGGTAACGAATCGACCCATTTGAACTCCCTCTCAAAAATAGCTCTTATAATCTCTTGTTATCTCACAATTCTCATCATTTTGGACAACGTTTTAATTTTACCAACATGGGTTCGCTTATTTACTTTCGTTATACTCCTCATCCTTCTCGCTTCCCCTCTCGGAATCGCAAACAGAGCACAAACAGAGGACTCTGCTTCCAAAACCAAGCTTCAAAGCACAGACAATTCCGTTGAATATCATCAAATTCCCGgtgaagaacagagaaatgATCAGCTAATGATGGTTACAAATGGAGAAATGAACGTAATCGAGGCAATTGGCACGGTGAATTTCTGGCTATTGTTTTCTGCGATGATGTGCGGAATGGGTTCTGGGTTAGCCACCATAAACAACATGAACCAACTGGGCCAGTCTTTGGGCTACAAAACAGTCGAAATCCACACATTCGTTTCACTGTGGAGCATTTGGAATTTCCTTGGGCGGTTAGGATCCGGCTATGCCTCTGATCTTCTCCTCCGGGAATTAGGCTGGGCGAGGCCATTATTAATGGCCGTCGCCTTGCTGACGATGAGCGTCGGCCATATCATCATAGCTTCAGGATCCTCCTGGAATTTGTACTTGGGGTCGGTGATTGTGGGGATTTGTTACGGCTCGCAATGGTCGCTAATGCCGGCAATTACGGCGGAGATTTTTGGAATAAGGCATATGGGTACCATTTACAATACGATCACGGTAGCCAGTCCGATTGGATCGTATGTTTTGTCTGTTAGAGTTATTGGGTATATTTACGACAGAGAAGCCTCTGCCGGAGACAACTCCTGCTCCGGCAAACACTGCTTTATGACGTCTTTTCTGATCATGGCAGCGGTGGCATTCTTGGGTTTTGTTGTTGCTTTTGCTCTGTTCCTTCGGACCAGGAGATTCTATCAACTTCTTGTGCAGAGACAGCTCAAGGATTAG
- the LOC111792692 gene encoding protein NUCLEAR FUSION DEFECTIVE 4-like has protein sequence MEISRFNNKWVSTVASVWIQCTSGSLYTFSIYSQTLKSTQGYDQSTLDIVSVFKDIGVNCGVLAGFLYYYATADGGGSRPWIVHLAGAIQCFLGYFLMWAAVAGVFPRPPLPAMCFFMLVAAHAQSFFNTANVVTGVRNFPSYSGTIVGIMKGFLGLSGAILIQVYETIFNEQPTSFLLMLALLPTLNSLLFMWFVRIHNADDEVDKKHLNSLSIVTLFLATYLMLKIVLEHIFTFQFPLQVASFILLLILLASPLYVAIRAQQRESRKILHPSVTESDQLISRSNQESEDFDNERRRESEESLNLFQALYTIDFWILFFATACGMGTGLATVNNISQIGLSLGYTSLETTILVSLWSIWNFFGRLGAGYVSDYFLHAKGWARPLFMFITLATMSIGHVVIASGLPGALFAGSVLVGVCYGSQWSLMPTITSEIFGVVHMGTIFNAITIASPIGSYIFSVRVIGYMYDKEASGEGDTCTGAYCFMLSFLIMAFATLLGSLAALGLFFWRRSFYDQVVFRRLQHSSSG, from the exons ATGGAGATTTCCCGTTTCAATAACAAGTGGGTATCAACAGTAGCCAGCGTATGGATTCAGTGCACCAGTGGGTCTCTCTACACCTTCTCCATCTACTCGCAAACCCTCAAGTCAACTCAGGGTTACGATCAGTCCACTTTGGATATCGTTTCTGTCTTCAAAGACATCGGTGTCAATTGCGGCGTCCTCGCGGGCTTTCTCTACTACTATGCCACCGCTGATGGTGGTGGTAGTCGGCCGTGGATTGTTCACTTAGCCGGTGCAATTCAGTGCTTCTTGGGTTATTTCCTTATGTGGGCTGCCGTTGCTGGCGTCTTTCCTCGCCCGCCGCTTCCCGCTATGTGCTTTTTCATGTTGGTGGCTGCTCATGCTCAGAGCTTCTTCAATACGGCTAACGTTGTAACTGGCGTTCGGAATTTCCCCAGTTATAGTGGGACGATTGTCGGAATCATGAAG GGGTTTCTTGGTTTGAGTGGAGCAATATTGATTCAAGTATACGAGACAATATTTAATGAACAACCTACTTCGTTTCTTCTAATGCTGGCACTGCTTCCGACCCTTAATTCCTTATTGTTCATGTGGTTTGTGAGAATTCACAATGCAGACGATGAAGTTGATAAAAAGCATCTAAATTCCCTATCCATAGTTACTCTGTTCCTTGCTACTTACCTTATGCTCAAGATTGTTCTAGAGCATATTTTCACTTTCCAGTTCCCTCTACAAGTTGCTTCATTTATTCTACTTCTGATATTGCTTGCTTCTCCTCTATATGTTGCAATTAGAGCCCAACAGAGAGAATCCAGAAAGATTTTGCACCCTTCTGTTACTGAGAGTGATCAGCTGATTAGTCGCTCCAATCAAGAGAGCGAGGATTTCGACAATGAACGGAGAAGGGAATCTGAAGAAAGCCTGAACCTCTTTCAAGCTTTATACACCATAGACTTCtggatattattttttgcaaCAGCTTGTGGCATGGGAACAGGGTTAGCCACAGTGAATAATATCAGCCAGATAGGATTATCTCTTGGTTACACAAGCTTGGAGACAACTATTTTGGTTTCCCTGTGGAGCATCTGGAATTTTTTTGGTCGTTTAGGAGCTGGATATGTATCGGATTATTTTCTCCATGCCAAAGGGTGGGCTAGGCCATTATTCATGTTCATCACTCTGGCAACCATGAGCATTGGACATGTAGTGATTGCCTCTGGTCTGCCTGGTGCTCTTTTCGCTGGTTCGGTGCTAGTGGGCGTTTGTTATGGGTCTCAATGGTCATTAATGCCAACAATTACTTCTGAAATATTTGGTGTTGTACACATGGGTACTATATTCAATGCCATTACAATAGCAAGCCCTATTGGATCTTATATATTTTCAGTTAGAGTTATTGGGTATATGTATGACAAGGAAGCATCAGGTGAAGGAGATACTTGTACTGGAGCTTACTGCTTCATGTTATCATTTCTGATTATGGCTTTTGCCACCCTTTTGGGCTCTTTGGCAGCCCTTGGCTTATTTTTCTGGAGAAGAAGTTTCTACGATCAAGTTGTTTTTAGAAGGCTGCAACACTCATCGAGTGGATAA